A window of Ammospiza caudacuta isolate bAmmCau1 chromosome 13, bAmmCau1.pri, whole genome shotgun sequence genomic DNA:
CATCCAGCTCATCTGAAGCAGAATCTTTGGGACAGATGTCACCTTTTCAAGCTGGATTCTGTAGCACCTTGCCTTGCTCTGGTGTCCCACAGAAAACGTGTTCACAAGAACCACCATACAAATACAACATACCTGCTCAAAAGCTGAGGAAGGCTGGAAATAATAGGGCCATATCCTGGTGCATTGTCATAGAGCTCAAACAATGGTGCAGCAACCAGCTTGTAATTTTTGGGGACTGCAAACAAAGCTACAAACAAATACAAGTTGATTAATCAGAAAAACCAGCACACATTCAGCCAAGGTATCATCATCCCCCACAGACCTCAAAACAAATTCACTACATGGAGCACTCAAGCAGGTTTATTGCTTTTCTAGTTAAATGTGGGATTCACATGCTGTACACAGACTGATGCAGgagcagaaatgaaaatttactAGGAACTCATGTTTAAAGGATCATCTACCTTCAAAACAGATACCAGCATCTAACTTTGTTAGTGATCAACCACAAACAACTGCAAGCATACACATCTTGGTATAAAATAccataacaaacacaatcaaaactttgttttccttgagTGAAATGCAAGCATTTAAACATTGTCACAAGTACAAACACTTACCCTTTTCTTGAAGCTGGAccaaaaaaagctttttgtgTTCTTTTGGCTTTGTAATATGAGCTGGGATATATGGGTACTAGaagaaaaatggtaaaaatCAGTTGTACAGAGCTTTGAAAACATTGTGTAATCTTAAGTAAATAAATTATCAAGCCCTGTACAAGCTTTCACTGTGTCATATATTGTTCTTTCATGGCatcaaataaagaaaaccattttcctaagaaagtattttagaaagaaatgcTGTTGCTGTCACAACTATTGACAGGCTCTGAAGTGACACCAATATCACAAGCAGTTAAAACAACTCAATAAAATAGAAATGCATGAAAACAAACTAAGCAAGGATCTTCAATATTAAAACCCTTAGAAACAGGGTAATGAGACTAGGGCAGCTGTTCCATAAGCAGTGCTAGAGTCTCCACTGTGGCTACAAAAGGAATTTAAATGGTACATATGTCTCAGCATAGAACTGGAAGCTACTACATCCAGTGGTTTCTCATCCATCTGGACAGGTGTGAGAAGGGAGACAGGAGTTTCCAGTTTAAAAAAGTCTGTAGTTTCTCTTCAGTgacagaaaggaaatgaaatagacaaaacccagaaaaactaACTGCTCATGCAGCAGATACTCAAGAAGCCCATGTGAAAGGTTGAAGGGTTTTAAAAGTACAGACAGAACTTGAGCAAAGGAGATGGAAGCCCACAGGAGTACTCACCTGGGGAGGTTCAAAGTTTGGTCTCCACCAGTTGCCAATGCAGTCATCAATCACCCAGTCTTGCTGAACACCATCCTGACGACCCAGTATCTATCAAACATCCAGTACTAATCAGACCTCAAACCACCTCAAGGAAATTGTTTTAGCAAACACATACTGGAAGCACAAAGACTTGCTGTAATATGTGTCTGATGTAGTTCATAACTGCTCTGAGACAGCTTTCAATAGGATTGTAAAGTATTTTTGCATGAAGTGAGATTTTTTAGTAAAAGCCTCACCTGGTAGGACAAGGGCACTCTAGAAAGCTTTTCAAAATCTATGCTGTACTCAGCTGGACTGAGTCCTATCAGACCAATGGGAAgaatgaaatgcatttttacaTTACCTAGCAGCATTAATTTAGCTACTTGGAGAAAATGGTGCATTGGGAGGACTATGTCAAAGGCAAGTCCCCATCAGTTGTCCTCCACAACATATCTTATTGCTCATCTCTACACTCACTTGCCTGAAGCCAGTCAGAAAGCAAAGCTGCAAATGAACACAGGACTTGAGCAGCAGGTAGGAGTCAGCCACACTCATGATGCAGATAAATGAAACCTTGACTGCTTTATTTGTTAACTACCTGAGAACATcacaaaagcaacaaaataacAACAGTGGTAAGAAAACTACTCTAATGCTTTAGCTTATTCTGGTAATTCTAAAACAATGCAACATTCTGCTACAGCAACATAATGAAAGCAAACAGACCTCTGTCATTAAGCGTTTGAGCCCTTCTACCTCATCTTCTCCTGGATTGAGTTCACCACCAGGTCTGTTAAAATAATCAGTGATGAAAGCCAAAgttattttattgcatttacCAATCTTCACAGGAAAGTTCCAGTGTGCTTCCAGGCAGGGAGTTACAAATTCACTTATGGCTCTTAAGTCAGAAGTTCCAGAACTAGTAGCTTTGCTGAATTTCAAGACAGCAGCATAGCTTTCACTAAAACTGAAACTAAAATGGCTATTTATGTCCCTCAAAAATAACCACTGCATAAAATACTTTCAGTTCAGCAGGACAAACTGTAACAATACACATGATAATCACTCTGACCCTTGTAGG
This region includes:
- the NUDT21 gene encoding cleavage and polyadenylation specificity factor subunit 5 gives rise to the protein MSVVPPNRSQTGWPRGVNQFGNKYIQQTKPLTLERTINLYPLTNYTFGTKEPLYEKDSSVAARFQRMREEFDKIGMRRTVEGVLIVHEHRLPHVLLLQLGTTFFKLPGGELNPGEDEVEGLKRLMTEILGRQDGVQQDWVIDDCIGNWWRPNFEPPQYPYIPAHITKPKEHKKLFLVQLQEKALFAVPKNYKLVAAPLFELYDNAPGYGPIISSLPQLLSRFNFIYN